A single genomic interval of Roseomonas aeriglobus harbors:
- a CDS encoding S1/P1 nuclease, which yields MIRKLSALLALVAALFAMPAQAYWEYGHETVAAVAWANVSPATRAKVAALLRQQKLLETPTCPAGTIEQASVWADCVKPLGERFSYAYSWHYQNVNVCKPFDLKSACKDGNCVSAQIERDVKLLKDPKVPSREKLMALVFLVHFVGDLHQPLHAGDRGDLGGNRAKADYGMYGPDRLNLHSIWDGYLAERAISTPPPVVKAYPAAERAAIQAGTVEDWSRDSWQVAKAAYATAMGGDGCGPVPARSKLDDATIAKLVEPARQQVIKGGLRLARLLDEAFAAQPAVSAK from the coding sequence ATGATCCGCAAGCTTTCCGCGCTGCTCGCGCTCGTCGCCGCGCTCTTCGCCATGCCCGCCCAGGCGTATTGGGAATATGGTCATGAAACCGTCGCGGCGGTGGCATGGGCAAATGTCAGTCCGGCGACTCGCGCCAAGGTCGCGGCGTTGCTGCGCCAGCAGAAGTTGCTCGAGACGCCAACCTGCCCCGCCGGCACGATCGAGCAGGCCAGCGTGTGGGCTGACTGCGTGAAGCCGCTGGGCGAGCGATTCAGCTATGCCTATTCCTGGCACTATCAGAACGTGAACGTCTGCAAGCCGTTCGACCTGAAGTCGGCGTGCAAGGACGGCAATTGCGTGTCGGCGCAGATCGAGCGCGACGTGAAGCTGCTGAAGGACCCGAAGGTGCCAAGCCGCGAGAAGCTGATGGCGCTCGTCTTTCTGGTCCATTTCGTCGGCGACCTGCATCAGCCCTTGCACGCCGGCGACCGCGGGGATCTCGGCGGCAATCGCGCGAAGGCGGATTACGGAATGTACGGTCCCGATCGCCTCAACCTCCATTCGATCTGGGACGGCTATCTGGCCGAGCGCGCGATCTCGACCCCGCCGCCGGTCGTGAAGGCCTATCCGGCCGCCGAGCGGGCGGCGATCCAGGCCGGCACCGTCGAGGACTGGAGCCGCGACAGCTGGCAGGTGGCGAAGGCCGCCTATGCGACCGCGATGGGCGGCGACGGCTGCGGCCCGGTCCCCGCGCGGTCAAAGCTCGACGACGCGACGATCGCCAAGCTGGTCGAACCGGCGCGGCAACAGGTGATCAAGGGCGGGCTGCGGCTGGCGCGATTGCTGGACGAAGCGTTTGCCGCGCAACCGGCTGTGTCCGCCAAGTAG
- a CDS encoding MFS transporter, with amino-acid sequence MASAVMPVMAIVSLVPVLPMLAREFAGTPGASILVPMMLTVPALCVALFSPIAGWLADRVGRKRILVAALFLYGLIGLLPLTLDRLPLILASRILLGLNEAAIMTVATTMVGDYFEGERRERWVAIQTAVTSLSAIALIAVGGVLGEAFGSRGPFLLYLLALPIGIAAAVLLFEPSATTHRQASNPPFPLRAIGSILAITLAAALLFYTLMLQIGAVLEAVGVTSPAVIGAVGAAANLGVVLGSLLFRRLPSASPKLLLTIGFALTAAGYIGVGTSMAFWPAAILAVVASIGGGVLLPTLLAWVLRVLPPFARGRGTGLWTGTFFLGQFIAPVLSLALAGATGGLQATLTLLGWAAAAGAVAFAIAGRHSGVERAAE; translated from the coding sequence ATGGCTTCGGCCGTCATGCCGGTGATGGCGATCGTGTCGCTGGTGCCGGTCCTGCCGATGCTCGCCCGCGAATTTGCCGGAACCCCGGGTGCATCGATCCTGGTGCCGATGATGCTGACGGTGCCGGCCCTGTGCGTTGCCTTGTTCTCGCCGATCGCGGGATGGCTGGCGGACCGCGTCGGGCGCAAGCGCATCCTCGTCGCCGCGCTGTTCCTCTACGGCCTGATCGGGCTGTTGCCACTGACTCTCGACCGGCTGCCGCTGATCCTGGCGTCCCGCATCCTGCTCGGTCTGAACGAAGCTGCGATCATGACGGTCGCCACGACGATGGTCGGCGATTATTTCGAGGGCGAGCGGCGCGAACGCTGGGTCGCCATCCAGACCGCGGTCACCAGCCTGAGCGCGATCGCGCTGATCGCGGTCGGCGGCGTGCTGGGCGAAGCCTTTGGCTCGCGCGGGCCGTTCCTGCTCTATCTGCTGGCGCTGCCCATCGGCATCGCCGCCGCCGTCTTGCTGTTCGAGCCGTCGGCGACGACGCACCGGCAAGCTTCCAACCCGCCCTTCCCCTTGCGAGCGATCGGATCGATCCTGGCGATCACGCTGGCCGCAGCCCTCCTGTTCTATACGCTGATGCTTCAGATCGGCGCCGTGCTGGAAGCCGTCGGCGTGACGTCGCCGGCCGTCATCGGCGCGGTCGGCGCGGCGGCCAATCTGGGCGTGGTGCTCGGTTCACTGCTGTTCCGCCGCCTGCCGAGCGCGTCACCCAAACTGCTGCTGACGATCGGCTTCGCGCTGACGGCCGCCGGCTACATCGGCGTCGGCACCTCCATGGCCTTCTGGCCCGCCGCCATCCTCGCCGTCGTCGCCTCGATCGGCGGCGGCGTGCTGCTGCCGACCCTGCTCGCCTGGGTCCTTCGCGTCCTGCCGCCGTTCGCGCGAGGACGCGGGACCGGCCTGTGGACCGGGACCTTTTTCCTCGGACAATTCATCGCTCCGGTGCTTTCCCTCGCGCTGGCCGGCGCCACCGGCGGCTTGCAGGCGACGCTGACGCTGCTCGGATGGGCCGCGGCCGCGGGTGCGGTCGCCTTCGCGATCGCGGGGCGGCACTCCGGGGTCGAGCGGGCAGCGGAGTAA
- a CDS encoding MBL fold metallo-hydrolase, with translation MIRIALVALLALASSPATAQTGQADSFITLGTMGGPVASRTRSQPANLLLRGADAYLVDCGDGAVQQLAKAGVLLPQVRAVFLSHLHVDHTGGLSALLGLRNQINVRTVLTVYGPPGTKALVDGIVASMEPAARAGYGIPGQSWAAPASTVRVVELGDGTRTTIDGMTVTSVQNTHYDFAPGSAEDRAYKSLSLRFDLPGRSIVYTGDTGPSPAVERLAKGADLLVSEMIDVDGTLEVVRRTTPNMPPAAQAQLIRHLTTHHLTPKDVAALAQRAGVKAVAITHFAAGADNPARAADYLAIIAKTYSGPVRIARDLDRF, from the coding sequence ATGATCCGCATCGCCCTCGTTGCCCTGCTGGCGCTCGCATCCTCCCCGGCCACGGCCCAGACCGGGCAGGCGGACAGCTTCATCACTCTTGGCACGATGGGCGGACCCGTCGCCAGCCGCACGCGATCGCAGCCGGCGAACCTGCTGCTGCGGGGGGCGGACGCCTATCTGGTGGATTGCGGCGACGGCGCCGTACAGCAACTGGCAAAGGCAGGCGTGCTGCTGCCCCAGGTGCGAGCGGTGTTTCTCAGCCATCTGCATGTTGACCACACCGGCGGGCTGTCCGCGCTGCTGGGTCTGCGCAACCAGATCAACGTCCGGACGGTGCTGACCGTCTACGGCCCGCCGGGAACGAAGGCACTGGTCGACGGCATCGTCGCGTCGATGGAACCGGCGGCACGCGCCGGCTATGGCATTCCGGGCCAATCCTGGGCGGCGCCGGCATCGACCGTCCGGGTCGTCGAGCTCGGCGACGGCACGCGGACGACGATCGACGGCATGACCGTCACGTCGGTGCAGAACACCCATTACGACTTCGCGCCGGGTTCGGCCGAGGACCGGGCGTATAAGTCGCTGTCGTTGCGGTTCGACCTGCCTGGTCGATCGATCGTCTACACCGGTGATACCGGGCCCAGCCCCGCCGTCGAGCGGCTGGCCAAGGGCGCCGACCTGCTGGTCAGCGAGATGATCGATGTCGACGGCACGCTCGAGGTCGTTCGCCGCACCACGCCCAACATGCCGCCGGCCGCCCAGGCCCAACTGATCCGACATCTGACGACCCACCACCTGACGCCGAAGGACGTGGCCGCGCTGGCCCAGCGCGCGGGCGTGAAGGCGGTCGCCATCACCCACTTCGCCGCCGGTGCCGACAACCCGGCGCGGGCCGCGGATTACCTCGCGATCATCGCCAAGACCTATTCCGGACCGGTCCGCATCGCCCGCGATCTGGACCGGTTCTGA
- a CDS encoding TonB-dependent receptor, with amino-acid sequence MRDRMMVSLIALAMAAPVAAAAQDTPQAPAATGQIADPADTEQQGLAEIVVTAQRRSENLQRVAVPVTAVSGDAIANAGITETANLSKLVPSLVVQPTGGTTSFFLRGVGTASQNSFSENAIAFNYNGVYVGRPTAPAGVFYDLERVEVVKGPQGTLYGRNATGGAINVLPRKPELGNFGAEGLLEYGNYDAKKAFAAVNLPIGQTVALRVAGQLVDRDGYLSDGYDDERGEAARASLLIRPSSDWSMTLVGDYYHQRGKGAGAVLLSSPAFAAPALDDRIGLADPRAIAVISSYAATQFAPPFCGGFGGFVRSGCVSVANSSGYLNNHFYGLSAQVEGDMGFATLTVLPAYRKSKVDLETYVPGFLGKLLEDTDQMSLEVRLTSPDTGRLRYVLGTFFFNEQQEATNFFRQGTISTTRFTPNVKTQSLAAFGQLTLAVTDSLRLIGGGRYTKEDKSQRTAAASGGLPGPVEPTLGTPITGALTFEKFTWKAGVELDAGPASLVYANVATGFKSGGFFVASPPNNTYAPEELTAYTVGTKNRFLNNKLQVNLEAFYWKYLNQQITFVGGVPTGNGVFAQGSVTTNAGRSHMYGVELDLRFAPSRFDQVFVNVQYLRGKYDTLRTANFSPTGSPVPTGCAVTGTRAANPGINGALFFDIDCSGKPTANSPEWAANIGYERTVELGGDVSLLLGARTNLETSRFLNTNYRPEEAQGGFMMSDLYATLRGPGNRWSLTGFVNNVEDRTVLARAGTRPILNFPVGTLRPPRTYGVRVGFGF; translated from the coding sequence ATGCGTGATCGCATGATGGTTTCGTTGATCGCATTGGCCATGGCAGCGCCCGTGGCCGCCGCCGCACAGGATACGCCTCAGGCCCCCGCCGCCACGGGTCAGATCGCGGACCCGGCCGATACCGAACAACAGGGGTTGGCCGAAATCGTCGTTACCGCCCAGCGTCGATCGGAAAACCTCCAGCGCGTGGCCGTTCCCGTCACGGCCGTGTCGGGCGACGCGATCGCCAATGCCGGGATCACCGAGACCGCGAACCTCAGCAAGCTCGTCCCCTCGCTGGTGGTCCAGCCCACGGGTGGCACGACCAGCTTCTTCCTGCGCGGCGTCGGGACGGCATCGCAGAATTCCTTCTCGGAGAACGCAATCGCGTTCAATTACAACGGCGTCTATGTCGGACGCCCGACCGCGCCCGCCGGGGTTTTCTATGACCTGGAACGGGTGGAGGTCGTTAAGGGCCCGCAAGGCACGCTCTACGGCCGCAACGCGACCGGCGGCGCGATCAACGTCCTGCCGCGCAAGCCCGAACTCGGCAACTTCGGTGCGGAAGGCCTGCTCGAATACGGCAATTACGACGCCAAGAAGGCCTTTGCCGCGGTCAACCTGCCGATCGGTCAGACGGTAGCATTGCGCGTGGCCGGCCAGCTCGTCGACCGCGATGGCTATCTGTCCGATGGCTATGACGATGAGCGCGGCGAAGCGGCTCGCGCATCGCTGTTGATCCGCCCGTCCTCCGACTGGTCGATGACCCTTGTCGGCGATTATTATCACCAGCGTGGCAAGGGCGCCGGCGCTGTCCTGCTGTCGAGCCCAGCCTTCGCCGCTCCCGCGCTCGATGATCGCATCGGCCTTGCCGATCCGCGGGCGATCGCGGTCATCTCCAGCTATGCCGCGACCCAGTTCGCGCCGCCCTTCTGCGGCGGCTTCGGCGGCTTCGTTCGCAGCGGCTGCGTCTCGGTTGCCAACAGCAGCGGCTATCTCAACAACCACTTCTACGGCCTCAGTGCCCAGGTCGAAGGCGACATGGGATTTGCGACGCTGACCGTGCTGCCGGCGTACCGCAAGTCGAAGGTCGATCTGGAAACCTATGTTCCCGGCTTCCTCGGCAAATTGCTGGAGGACACCGACCAGATGTCGCTGGAGGTGCGGCTGACCTCGCCCGACACCGGGCGGCTGCGCTACGTGCTCGGCACCTTCTTCTTCAACGAACAGCAGGAAGCGACCAATTTCTTCCGGCAAGGCACGATCTCGACGACGCGCTTTACGCCGAACGTCAAGACGCAGAGCCTGGCGGCATTCGGCCAGCTGACCCTCGCCGTCACCGACAGCCTGCGGCTCATCGGCGGTGGCCGCTATACGAAGGAAGACAAGAGCCAGCGGACCGCGGCGGCGTCGGGCGGGCTGCCCGGACCCGTCGAACCGACGCTGGGAACGCCCATCACCGGCGCGCTCACCTTCGAGAAGTTCACCTGGAAAGCGGGTGTCGAACTCGATGCCGGCCCGGCCTCGCTGGTCTATGCCAACGTCGCGACGGGGTTCAAATCGGGTGGCTTCTTCGTCGCCTCCCCGCCGAACAACACCTATGCGCCCGAAGAGCTGACCGCCTACACGGTCGGGACCAAGAACCGTTTCCTGAACAACAAGCTGCAGGTCAATCTCGAGGCGTTCTACTGGAAGTACCTCAACCAGCAGATCACGTTCGTCGGCGGCGTGCCGACCGGCAACGGCGTGTTCGCCCAGGGGTCGGTGACGACGAACGCCGGCCGCTCGCACATGTACGGCGTCGAACTCGACCTGCGCTTCGCCCCCAGCCGGTTCGATCAGGTCTTCGTCAACGTCCAGTATCTGCGCGGCAAATACGACACGCTGCGCACGGCGAACTTCTCGCCGACCGGTAGCCCGGTGCCGACCGGCTGCGCCGTGACCGGCACCCGCGCCGCCAATCCGGGGATCAACGGCGCGCTGTTCTTCGATATCGACTGTTCGGGCAAGCCGACCGCCAACTCGCCCGAATGGGCGGCGAACATCGGTTATGAACGCACGGTGGAACTGGGCGGCGATGTGTCGCTGCTGCTGGGTGCACGCACCAACCTGGAAACGTCGCGCTTCCTCAACACCAACTATCGTCCCGAGGAGGCCCAGGGCGGCTTCATGATGTCGGACCTCTATGCAACGCTGCGCGGGCCGGGCAACCGTTGGAGCCTGACCGGCTTCGTCAACAACGTCGAGGATCGGACCGTGCTGGCCCGGGCCGGAACGCGGCCGATCCTGAACTTCCCCGTCGGCACGCTGCGCCCGCCGCGCACCTACGGCGTGCGCGTCGGCTTCGGCTTCTGA
- a CDS encoding IclR family transcriptional regulator, which yields MAAARDSGASSGVKSAVRTLDLIEHVVAHPEGLPAQQIATSLAIPMSSLSYLLATLVERGYLHREGRLFLPGEGLTRLARSGPDLLVDRARPIIRALRRRFDETTSLFLPADWDMVVAMTETSGQSLRYAMQVDARVPLHAVAAGKAMLASHDDAAVAAYFAETARTRFTPHTLSDPALRRQIADIRRTGLATTEQEFTPGISGLGVAIVRNGRPELAIGIAAPSIRLDDELRRLIGDELLAAKRALEGASPAHRIDGPTASDV from the coding sequence ATGGCGGCCGCGCGCGACAGCGGCGCATCATCGGGCGTGAAGTCCGCGGTGCGGACGCTCGACCTGATCGAGCATGTCGTCGCGCACCCGGAGGGCCTTCCGGCGCAACAGATCGCGACGTCGCTCGCCATACCGATGAGCAGCCTGTCCTATCTGCTCGCGACACTGGTCGAGCGCGGCTATCTGCACCGTGAAGGCCGGCTGTTCCTGCCTGGCGAAGGGCTGACCCGGCTTGCCCGCAGCGGTCCCGACCTGTTGGTGGATCGTGCGCGCCCCATCATTCGTGCGCTGCGTCGCCGGTTTGACGAAACGACGTCGCTCTTCCTGCCGGCGGACTGGGACATGGTCGTCGCGATGACCGAAACGTCGGGTCAGAGCCTGCGCTATGCGATGCAGGTCGACGCCCGCGTCCCGCTGCATGCCGTCGCCGCCGGCAAGGCGATGCTGGCGAGCCATGACGATGCCGCGGTCGCGGCGTATTTCGCCGAAACCGCGCGTACGCGATTCACGCCGCACACGCTGTCTGATCCTGCATTGCGGCGTCAGATCGCCGACATTCGCCGCACTGGCCTCGCGACGACCGAGCAGGAATTCACACCCGGCATTTCGGGCCTGGGCGTCGCGATCGTCCGCAATGGGCGCCCCGAACTGGCGATCGGCATCGCGGCCCCGTCGATCCGGCTGGACGACGAGTTGCGGCGACTGATCGGCGACGAACTGCTGGCGGCGAAGCGCGCCCTGGAAGGCGCGTCCCCGGCTCACCGTATCGACGGACCGACCGCGTCCGACGTCTGA
- a CDS encoding nuclear transport factor 2 family protein translates to MTADERATIEQACAKLIALYANANDAGDWDTVAALYAPEGRMARPTTPDDWIVGRDAILAAFRARPARATRHLCSNIVVDVLSPDTAVAESAMALFQPDAAPKLGGFHDRFVRIDGAWLFAERRGYLSF, encoded by the coding sequence GTGACTGCCGACGAGCGTGCAACGATCGAACAGGCCTGTGCCAAGCTGATTGCGCTATACGCCAATGCGAACGACGCCGGCGACTGGGACACCGTCGCCGCGCTCTATGCACCCGAGGGGCGGATGGCACGACCGACGACGCCGGACGACTGGATCGTCGGGCGCGATGCGATCCTCGCCGCGTTTCGCGCGCGGCCCGCACGCGCGACGCGTCACCTGTGCAGCAATATCGTCGTCGACGTCCTGTCGCCCGATACGGCGGTCGCGGAGTCCGCGATGGCATTGTTCCAGCCCGACGCTGCACCGAAGCTTGGCGGCTTCCACGATCGCTTCGTGCGCATCGACGGCGCTTGGCTGTTCGCCGAGCGCCGTGGGTATCTGAGTTTCTGA
- a CDS encoding cobalamin-independent methionine synthase II family protein has product MIETTHVDSLPRGDALTPLLLARDKGQPYDAAEFDHLVQAAVDEAVAQQVAAGVSIVSDGELGKVGYSTYMIERLEGFGGHIDRRPAADLAAHPDLARKLSAIMGSQDFTRASCLGPVRLKTLAPLHDDIRRFRIALDRAGGAARAFMNAASPGLITAFQVNRHYPSHEAYLADLVDAMRPEYEAIVAAGFDLQLDCPDLAMSRHTGYQDQSDAEFVRTATANVEALNAATATIPADRMRMHICWGNYEGPHDHDIPLDRVIDTVIAARPATILFEAANPRHEHEWTVWRDAALPDDKVLAPGLIDTCSNYVEHPELIAQRIERFAAIVGKDRVIASTDCGFGTFAGYGKIDPGVTWKKLRALRDGADMADGRM; this is encoded by the coding sequence ATGATCGAGACGACTCACGTCGACAGCCTGCCGCGCGGCGACGCGCTGACTCCGCTGCTGCTCGCCCGCGACAAGGGTCAGCCGTATGATGCCGCCGAATTCGACCATCTGGTGCAGGCCGCAGTTGACGAAGCGGTCGCGCAGCAGGTCGCGGCCGGCGTGTCGATCGTCAGCGACGGCGAACTCGGCAAGGTCGGCTATTCGACCTATATGATCGAGCGGCTGGAGGGGTTCGGCGGACATATCGATCGCCGCCCCGCCGCCGATCTGGCTGCGCACCCGGATCTCGCCCGCAAGCTGTCGGCGATCATGGGAAGCCAGGACTTCACCCGCGCATCGTGTCTCGGCCCGGTGCGTCTGAAAACGCTCGCGCCGCTTCACGACGATATCCGCCGCTTCCGCATCGCGCTCGATCGCGCCGGCGGCGCGGCACGTGCGTTCATGAACGCCGCCTCGCCGGGGCTGATCACCGCCTTTCAGGTCAACCGCCATTACCCCAGTCACGAAGCCTATCTGGCCGACCTGGTCGACGCGATGCGGCCGGAATATGAAGCGATCGTCGCGGCCGGCTTCGACCTGCAGCTCGACTGCCCCGACCTCGCGATGTCGCGCCATACCGGATACCAGGACCAGAGCGATGCCGAATTCGTCCGCACGGCGACCGCGAACGTCGAGGCACTGAATGCGGCGACCGCGACCATTCCGGCCGACCGGATGCGAATGCACATCTGCTGGGGCAATTACGAAGGCCCGCACGATCACGACATCCCCCTCGACCGCGTGATCGACACGGTGATCGCCGCCCGTCCGGCGACGATCCTGTTCGAGGCCGCAAATCCTCGTCACGAGCATGAATGGACCGTGTGGCGCGATGCGGCACTGCCCGACGACAAAGTGCTTGCGCCCGGGCTGATCGACACCTGCTCCAATTATGTCGAGCATCCCGAACTGATCGCGCAACGCATCGAACGCTTTGCCGCGATCGTCGGTAAGGACCGGGTGATCGCCAGTACCGATTGCGGCTTCGGCACCTTTGCCGGCTATGGCAAGATCGATCCGGGCGTGACATGGAAGAAGCTGAGGGCGCTCAGGGACGGTGCCGATATGGCGGATGGCCGGATGTGA
- a CDS encoding protocatechuate 3,4-dioxygenase (extradiol catechol dioxygenase that catalyzes the oxidative cleavage of substituted catechols; part of the bacterial aromatic compound degradation pathway), giving the protein MARITAGIGCSHIPVLGFAHDHKRTAEPIFAPAFAGFDWTREWEKVEKPDVVILVYNDHASAFDMKIIPTFAIGCGDSYQPADEGFGPRPVPEVIGHPDLAWHIAQSLVLDEFDMTIINEMTVDHGLTVPLTMMFGDVERWPVRVIPLAVNVVTYPPPSGNRCWALGEAIARAVESFPEDLNVQVWGTGGMSHQLQGPRAGLINREWDTAFLDRLSGETDALRRVPHIEYLRETGSEGIEMVMWLVMRGALGRRTQELHRHYHVPASNTALGHIVLRPVADELGA; this is encoded by the coding sequence ATGGCCCGGATCACCGCTGGTATCGGATGCAGCCACATCCCCGTGCTCGGCTTCGCGCACGACCATAAGCGCACCGCAGAACCGATCTTCGCCCCCGCCTTTGCCGGATTCGACTGGACCCGCGAGTGGGAGAAGGTGGAGAAGCCCGACGTCGTGATCCTGGTCTACAACGATCATGCATCGGCGTTCGACATGAAGATCATCCCCACCTTCGCGATCGGTTGTGGTGATAGCTATCAGCCTGCCGACGAAGGCTTTGGTCCGCGCCCGGTGCCCGAAGTGATCGGCCATCCCGACCTTGCCTGGCATATCGCGCAGAGCCTTGTGCTCGACGAGTTCGACATGACGATCATCAACGAGATGACCGTCGACCACGGCCTGACCGTGCCGTTGACGATGATGTTCGGCGATGTCGAACGCTGGCCCGTCCGGGTCATCCCGCTGGCGGTGAACGTCGTCACCTATCCCCCGCCCTCGGGCAACCGCTGCTGGGCGCTGGGCGAGGCGATTGCCCGCGCGGTCGAGAGCTTTCCGGAGGATCTGAACGTCCAGGTCTGGGGCACGGGCGGCATGAGCCATCAGTTGCAGGGCCCGCGCGCCGGCCTGATCAACCGCGAATGGGATACCGCCTTCCTCGACCGCCTGTCGGGCGAGACCGATGCGCTGCGTCGCGTTCCGCACATCGAGTATCTGCGCGAGACGGGCAGCGAGGGGATCGAGATGGTGATGTGGCTGGTGATGCGCGGCGCGCTCGGCCGGCGCACGCAGGAACTGCATCGTCATTATCATGTCCCGGCGAGCAACACCGCGCTCGGCCATATCGTCCTTCGCCCGGTCGCCGACGAGCTCGGTGCATGA
- the ligA gene encoding protocatechuate 4,5-dioxygenase subunit alpha — translation MPTVSDVASYLAEFDDIPGTRVFTAARARDGYHLNQFAMSLMTPENRARFKADERAYLDAWPMTEAQKQGVLDRDYNRLLDMGGNIYFLAKVIACDGLSFLQGVSTMTGMTSDDYQAMMLAGGRSPVGVRSTKEGR, via the coding sequence ATGCCGACCGTTTCCGACGTGGCGAGCTATCTTGCCGAATTCGACGACATTCCCGGCACGCGCGTCTTCACCGCCGCCCGCGCGCGCGACGGCTATCATCTGAACCAGTTTGCGATGAGCCTGATGACGCCCGAGAACCGCGCGCGCTTCAAGGCCGACGAGCGCGCCTATCTCGATGCATGGCCGATGACCGAGGCGCAGAAACAGGGCGTCCTCGACCGCGACTACAACCGCCTGCTCGACATGGGCGGCAATATCTATTTCCTCGCCAAGGTCATTGCCTGTGACGGGCTGAGCTTTCTGCAGGGCGTCAGCACGATGACCGGCATGACCTCGGATGATTATCAGGCGATGATGCTCGCCGGCGGACGCTCGCCGGTCGGCGTGCGCTCCACGAAGGAAGGACGCTGA